A genomic region of Chryseobacterium sp. KACC 21268 contains the following coding sequences:
- a CDS encoding SDR family oxidoreductase produces MASKIALVTGASRGLGKDSALQLAKKGFDIILTYQTKKEAADEVVKEIESLGQKAFALPLDISTTAGFDQFVTEVKDVLKTQFSSAKLDALVNNAGIGINESFETTTEEILDAMTNIHFKGPYFLTQKLLPLLNDGSSVVNTSSGLARFSMPGYSAYGAMKAAIDSLSRYQALEFGARKIRVNSIAPGAIETDFGGGVVRDISDLNKHLASETALGRVGLPDDIGSVVAFLCSDDSKWINGQRVEVSGGFKL; encoded by the coding sequence ATGGCAAGTAAAATAGCATTAGTAACAGGCGCAAGCCGCGGATTGGGAAAAGATTCAGCTTTACAGTTAGCGAAAAAAGGATTTGATATCATCTTAACTTATCAAACCAAAAAAGAAGCAGCGGACGAAGTTGTAAAAGAAATCGAAAGTCTTGGGCAAAAAGCATTCGCATTACCTTTGGACATTTCTACAACTGCAGGTTTCGACCAGTTCGTAACTGAAGTGAAAGACGTTTTGAAGACTCAATTTTCTTCTGCAAAACTGGACGCATTGGTCAACAACGCGGGAATCGGAATCAACGAAAGTTTTGAAACGACGACTGAGGAGATTTTGGACGCAATGACAAATATTCACTTCAAAGGCCCATATTTCTTAACTCAAAAACTTCTACCATTGTTGAATGACGGAAGCAGTGTTGTGAATACATCTTCAGGTTTGGCAAGATTCTCAATGCCTGGATATTCCGCTTATGGCGCGATGAAAGCGGCAATCGATTCTTTGTCAAGATACCAGGCTTTGGAATTTGGCGCTCGAAAAATTAGAGTAAACTCGATTGCTCCAGGTGCGATTGAGACTGATTTTGGCGGAGGCGTTGTCCGTGACATTTCAGATTTGAACAAACATTTGGCTTCTGAAACGGCTTTGGGAAGAGTTGGTTTGCCGGATGATATCGGAAGCGTGGTCGCGTTTCTTTGCTCAGACGATTCCAAATGGATTAATGGTCAAAGAGTTGAAGTTTCAGGCGGTTTCAAACTTTAA
- a CDS encoding helix-turn-helix transcriptional regulator, with protein sequence MSSITIKEFYQDILGDTCPDINQFLTENINKDIGHFNVFDISEIYRTSTSKTEMPYNRRTYYKISLINGKNKVEYADKTIEIEDCAVLFASPKIPYNYTNQCKEQSGHFCVFTKDFLPATKVGLELDLLPVFAAQSDFIFQISTEQFHQFEAIFLKMHEEIKSDYVYKYDLLRNYVMELIHLGQKLKPIKPIENTKTAASRTTTLFIELLERQFPIENISQLLQLKAPADFAGILGVHVNHLNRVLKETTGKTTGEIIGSRIFQEAKILLTQTQWNISEIAFTLGFEEVAHFSNFFKKYSQQSPQHYRELLIV encoded by the coding sequence ATGAGCTCGATCACCATCAAAGAATTTTATCAGGATATTTTGGGAGACACTTGTCCTGACATCAATCAATTTCTTACTGAAAATATCAATAAGGATATTGGCCACTTCAATGTTTTTGATATTTCCGAAATCTACAGGACCAGTACTTCGAAGACTGAAATGCCCTACAACAGGAGAACTTACTATAAAATAAGTTTGATCAATGGTAAGAATAAAGTAGAATACGCAGACAAAACCATTGAGATTGAGGATTGCGCCGTTCTTTTCGCATCGCCGAAGATTCCTTACAACTACACCAATCAATGTAAAGAGCAGTCGGGCCATTTTTGTGTTTTTACCAAAGATTTTTTGCCAGCCACGAAAGTTGGTTTGGAGCTTGACCTGCTTCCGGTTTTCGCGGCTCAGAGCGATTTTATCTTTCAAATATCAACAGAACAGTTTCATCAATTCGAAGCAATCTTCTTGAAAATGCACGAAGAAATCAAGTCTGATTATGTTTATAAATATGATTTGCTGAGAAATTACGTGATGGAATTGATTCATTTGGGTCAGAAATTAAAACCAATTAAACCAATTGAAAATACCAAAACTGCCGCCTCCAGAACGACTACTCTATTCATAGAACTATTGGAAAGACAGTTCCCTATCGAAAATATCAGCCAACTTCTTCAACTGAAAGCACCAGCAGATTTTGCGGGAATTTTGGGCGTTCACGTGAATCACCTCAACAGAGTTCTGAAAGAAACAACGGGAAAAACAACGGGTGAAATCATCGGAAGCAGGATTTTTCAGGAAGCTAAAATATTACTGACCCAAACGCAATGGAATATTTCGGAAATCGCTTTCACATTGGGTTTTGAAGAGGTCGCGCATTTTTCTAACTTCTTTAAAAAATACAGCCAACAATCACCTCAACACTACCGCGAATTGCTGATTGTTTGA
- a CDS encoding NAD(P)H-dependent oxidoreductase, with protein MTTNSTKKVLLINTHLTYPNWSEGLLNDAFHQKAKDFFLEKGFEVIETKVEDGYNPDEEVEKHIDADIIILQTPINWFGAPWIYKKYVDEVFNSGLFSEKFLSGDGRTREDLTKQYGTGGKMQGKKFMVCSTWNAPKASFDDKNQMLFEGRSTADVLIQITSNYRFCGVDIVADYNCFDIFKDGDIVGTLENYPKHLEKVFEL; from the coding sequence ATGACAACTAATTCAACTAAAAAAGTACTCTTAATCAATACGCATTTAACCTATCCAAACTGGTCCGAAGGTTTATTAAACGATGCATTCCACCAAAAGGCCAAGGATTTTTTTCTGGAAAAAGGCTTTGAAGTCATAGAAACCAAAGTAGAAGATGGTTACAATCCGGATGAAGAAGTAGAAAAACACATTGATGCTGACATTATCATCCTGCAAACGCCTATCAATTGGTTTGGTGCGCCGTGGATTTACAAAAAATATGTGGATGAAGTTTTCAACAGTGGTCTGTTCAGCGAAAAATTTCTTTCCGGCGATGGCAGAACCAGAGAAGACCTTACAAAACAATATGGAACTGGCGGAAAAATGCAGGGCAAAAAGTTTATGGTCTGTTCCACTTGGAATGCTCCAAAAGCAAGTTTTGACGACAAAAATCAAATGCTTTTTGAAGGCAGAAGTACAGCTGATGTGCTCATTCAGATTACCAGCAATTACCGTTTCTGCGGTGTAGATATTGTGGCAGATTATAACTGTTTTGATATTTTCAAGGACGGCGATATCGTTGGTACTTTAGAAAATTATCCAAAGCATTTGGAAAAAGTTTTTGAACTTTAA